The following proteins come from a genomic window of Lycium ferocissimum isolate CSIRO_LF1 chromosome 4, AGI_CSIRO_Lferr_CH_V1, whole genome shotgun sequence:
- the LOC132053691 gene encoding uncharacterized protein LOC132053691: MEEAPNLRYSIHPGAMKMYRDLKQRYWWCSMKRDIVKFVSRCLNCQQVKYEHQKLGGISQRMPIPEWKWERIAMDFLVGLPRLWMIYTFEKLAKIYIREILYLHGLPVSIISDRQTQFTFYFWKYLQKELGTRVELSTTFHPQIDGQSERIIQVLLKASPMKGVLRFVKKGKLSPRCIGPFEIIQSVRDVVYELALPHGLSSVYLVFHVSMLKEYISDGSHVIRWDLVMLDQNLSYEEEPIAILDRQIRKLRSKEIASVKVQWRGRPVEEATWETELDMRARCEQGTAPAGANMREGVHKSKGLLGWLGPLLGRISCRLETEDNKAGDRGSPCFTPPVEWKSPCD; the protein is encoded by the exons ATGGAGGAGGCTCCCAACttgaggtattctattcaccctggTGCTATGAAGATGTATCGGGACCTGAAGCAACGCTATTGGTGGTGTAGCATGAAGAGGGATATTGTGAAGTTTGTGTCTCGGTGCttgaattgtcaacaagtgaagtatgagcaccaaaAGCTTGGTGGGATTtctcagaggatgcccattcctgaatGGAAATGGGAAAGGATTGCCATGGACTTTCTGGTAGGGTTGCCACGActttgg ATGATTTATACTTTTGAGAAGTTGGCTAAGATCTACATTCGTGAGATTCTTTATTTGCATGGATTGCCCGTTtctattatttctgatagaCAGACTCAGtttactttttatttctggaaGTATTTGCAaaaggagttgggtacccgagtTGAGTtgagcacaacatttcatccccagATTGATGGTCAGTCTGAGCGTATTATCCAG GTCTTGCTTAAGgcttcacccatgaagggtgtgttGAGGTTTGtaaagaaagggaagttgagtcctcgtTGCATTGGTCCTTTTGAGATTATTCAGAGTGTTCGAGATGTTGTGTATGAGTTAGCACTACCTCATGGTTTGTCAAGTGTTTATCTGgtgttccatgtttctatgctcaAAGAGTATATTTCAGATGGTTCTCATGTGATTAGATGGGATTTGGTGATGCTTGATCAAAATTTGTCCTATGAGGAGGAGCCGATTGCTATCTTGGACCGTCAGATTCGCAAGTTGAGATCCAAAGaaattgcttctgtgaaggttcaGTGGAGAGGTCGTCCGGtggaggaggctacttgggagaccgagttgGATATGAGGGCGAG GTGCGAACAGGGTACTGCCCCTGCAGGTGCGAACATGCGAGAGGGGGTCCACAAGAGCAAAGGATTGCTGGGTTGGCTTGGTCCGCTCCTGGGAAGGATTTCCTGCAG GCTGGAGACAGAGGATAACAAGGCTGGAGATAGAGGATCACCTTGCTTTACTCCTCCTGTTGAGTGGAAAAGCCCATGTGATTGA